A genome region from Numida meleagris isolate 19003 breed g44 Domestic line chromosome 14, NumMel1.0, whole genome shotgun sequence includes the following:
- the SLC8B1 gene encoding sodium/potassium/calcium exchanger 6, mitochondrial isoform X5 → MGPLWALRVAGALSLAGALAGHDGSQRAGPPAALDAGTRGDSVGHDRGVDCREVGKRNSSERCRFVRSTPDCRLDGGFLDYLGGAFCAFPAALLPLPVSLYALWLLYLFVILGVTAEKFFCPNLSAISTSLKLSHNVAGVTFLAFGNGAPDVFSAVVAFSDPRTAGLAVGAVFGAGIFVTTVVAGGIALMKPFAAASRPFLRDIIFYMVAVFLTFLVLYFGHITLGEALGYLGLYVFYVFTVVLCTWIHRWQRGDGSPPPGPWEPGKEHSVVLAGSLCTSPLPPCSRTAIPTDAEDQEPSGADCGDYGEEYRPLLPYHETSLHILSAALSPLDQRKWRRKPWYWRLFKVLKVPVELVLLLTVPVVDPDKDDLNWKRPLNCLHIVTGPLLCILTLKSGAYGLYQIHGVFPVWALVALAGSILAIIIFVTTRNEEPPKYHCCYVDQCSSHRVGEHPADPGHHLRAEQHCAGPDPAGLGQQHWSISPSCPADTFSDLTMARQGYPRMAFSACFGGIIFNILVGVGLGCLLQMTSSQIVVKLEPDSLLVWILAGALALSLVFSFVAVPVQCFQLGKAYGICLILYYLAFLCVALLTEFRVIHLAAT, encoded by the exons ATGGGGCCGCTGTGGGCGCTGCGCGTGGCCGGGGCGCTGAGCTTGGCCGGGGCGCTAGCGGGGCACGACGGGTCCCAGCGCGCGGGGCCGCCGGCGGCTCTGGATGCGGGGACCCGGGGTGACAGCGTGGGACACGATCGGGGCGTGGAC TGCCGGGAGGTAGGGAAGCGGAACAGCTCCGAGCGGTGCCGCTTCGTGCGCAGCACCCCGGACTGCCGCTTGGACGGCGGTTTCCTCGACTACCTCGGCGGAGCGTTCTGCGCCTTCCCCGCCGCGCTGCTCCCGCTGCCCGTCAGCCTCTAC GCGCTCTGGCTCCTTTACCTCTTTGTCATCCTCGGCGTGACGGCGGAGAAGTT CTTCTGCCCGAACCTGTCGGCCATCTCCACCAGCCTGAAGCTGTCCCACAACGTGGCA GGTGTCACCTTCTTGGCCTTTGGCAACGGGGCGCCAGACGTCTTCAGCGCTGTGGTGGCCTTCTCGGACCCGCGCACAGCTGGGCTGGCAGTTGGGGCCGTCTTTG GTGCCGGCATCTTTGTGACCACGGTGGTGGCTGGCGGCATCGCCCTGATGAAGCCCTTTGCAGCAGCCTCCAGGCCCTTCCTCCGGGACATCATCTTTTACATGGTGGCTGTCTTCCTCACCTTCCTGGTCCTCTACTTTGGCCACATCACACTGGGGGAGGCTCTAG GGTACCTGGGGCTGTACGTCTTCTATGTCTTCACTGTGGTGCTGTGCACCTGGATTCACCGCTGGCAGCGTGGGGATGGGTCACCTCCCCCTGGGCCGTGGGAGCCAGGTAAGGAGCACTCTGTGGTGCTGGCAGGGTCCCTCTGCACCTCCCCACTTCCTCCTTGCTCCCGCACAGCAATACCGACAGATGCTGAAGATCAGGAGCCCTCAGGCGCCGACTGCGGGGACTACG GTGAGGAGTACCGGCCCCTGCTGCCCTACCACGAGACCTCACTGCACATCCTCAGCGCTGCCCTCAGCCCCCTAGACCAGCGCAAGTGGAGGAGGAAGCCCTGGTACTGGCGGCTCTTCAAGGTGCTCAAG GTCCCTGTGGAGCTAGTACTGCTGCTCACCGTGCCTGTGGTGGACCCTGACAAGGACGATTTGAACTGGAAGAGACCCCTCAACTGCCTGCATATCGTCACTGGGCCCCTGCTCTGCATCCTCACCCTCAAGTCGGGGGCCT ATGGGCTATACCAGATTCACGGTGTCTTCCCAGTCTGGGCGCTGGTTGCACTGGCTGGCTCCATCCTGGCCatcatcatctttgtgaccaCACGCAATGAAGAGCCACCCAAATACCACTGT TGCTATGTGGATcaatgcagcagccacagagtTGGTGAACATCCTGCGGACCCTGGGCATCATCTTCGAGCTGAGCAACACTGTGCTGGGCCTGACCCTGCTGGCCTGGGGCAACAGCATTGGAG CATCTCCCCTTCTTGCCCTGCAGACACCTTCTCTGACCTCACCATGGCACGGCAGGGCTACCCCCGCATGGCCTTCTCCGCCTGCTTTGGGGGCATCATCTTCA ATATCCTGgtgggtgtggggctgggctgcctgctgcaaaTGACCAGCAGCCAGATAGTGGTGAAG CTGGAGCCTGACAGCCTCTTGGTGTGGATCCTGGCTGGGGCCCTGGCGCTGAGCCTGGTGTTCTCCTTTGTGGCGGTGCCGGTGCAGTGCTTCCAGTTGGGCAAGGCATATGGCATCTGCCTCATCCTCTACTACTTGGCCTTTCTCTGCGTGGCCCTGCTCACCGAGTTCCGAGTGATCCACCTGGCTGCCACCTGA
- the SLC8B1 gene encoding sodium/potassium/calcium exchanger 6, mitochondrial isoform X2 — translation MGPLWALRVAGALSLAGALAGHDGSQRAGPPAALDAGTRGDSVGHDRGVDCREVGKRNSSERCRFVRSTPDCRLDGGFLDYLGGAFCAFPAALLPLPVSLYALWLLYLFVILGVTAEKFFCPNLSAISTSLKLSHNVAGVTFLAFGNGAPDVFSAVVAFSDPRTAGLAVGAVFGAGIFVTTVVAGGIALMKPFAAASRPFLRDIIFYMVAVFLTFLVLYFGHITLGEALGYLGLYVFYVFTVVLCTWIHRWQRGDGSPPPGPWEPGKEHSVVLAGSLCTSPLPPCSRTAIPTDAEDQEPSGADCGDYGEEYRPLLPYHETSLHILSAALSPLDQRKWRRKPWYWRLFKVLKVPVELVLLLTVPVVDPDKDDLNWKRPLNCLHIVTGPLLCILTLKSGAYGLYQIHGVFPVWALVALAGSILAIIIFVTTRNEEPPKYHCVFAFLGFLSSAMWINAAATELVNILRTLGIIFELSNTVLGLTLLAWGNSIGASPLLALQTPSLTSPWHGRATPAWPSPPALGASSSASDILVGVGLGCLLQMTSSQIVVKLEPDSLLVWILAGALALSLVFSFVAVPVQCFQLGKAYGICLILYYLAFLCVALLTEFRVIHLAAT, via the exons ATGGGGCCGCTGTGGGCGCTGCGCGTGGCCGGGGCGCTGAGCTTGGCCGGGGCGCTAGCGGGGCACGACGGGTCCCAGCGCGCGGGGCCGCCGGCGGCTCTGGATGCGGGGACCCGGGGTGACAGCGTGGGACACGATCGGGGCGTGGAC TGCCGGGAGGTAGGGAAGCGGAACAGCTCCGAGCGGTGCCGCTTCGTGCGCAGCACCCCGGACTGCCGCTTGGACGGCGGTTTCCTCGACTACCTCGGCGGAGCGTTCTGCGCCTTCCCCGCCGCGCTGCTCCCGCTGCCCGTCAGCCTCTAC GCGCTCTGGCTCCTTTACCTCTTTGTCATCCTCGGCGTGACGGCGGAGAAGTT CTTCTGCCCGAACCTGTCGGCCATCTCCACCAGCCTGAAGCTGTCCCACAACGTGGCA GGTGTCACCTTCTTGGCCTTTGGCAACGGGGCGCCAGACGTCTTCAGCGCTGTGGTGGCCTTCTCGGACCCGCGCACAGCTGGGCTGGCAGTTGGGGCCGTCTTTG GTGCCGGCATCTTTGTGACCACGGTGGTGGCTGGCGGCATCGCCCTGATGAAGCCCTTTGCAGCAGCCTCCAGGCCCTTCCTCCGGGACATCATCTTTTACATGGTGGCTGTCTTCCTCACCTTCCTGGTCCTCTACTTTGGCCACATCACACTGGGGGAGGCTCTAG GGTACCTGGGGCTGTACGTCTTCTATGTCTTCACTGTGGTGCTGTGCACCTGGATTCACCGCTGGCAGCGTGGGGATGGGTCACCTCCCCCTGGGCCGTGGGAGCCAGGTAAGGAGCACTCTGTGGTGCTGGCAGGGTCCCTCTGCACCTCCCCACTTCCTCCTTGCTCCCGCACAGCAATACCGACAGATGCTGAAGATCAGGAGCCCTCAGGCGCCGACTGCGGGGACTACG GTGAGGAGTACCGGCCCCTGCTGCCCTACCACGAGACCTCACTGCACATCCTCAGCGCTGCCCTCAGCCCCCTAGACCAGCGCAAGTGGAGGAGGAAGCCCTGGTACTGGCGGCTCTTCAAGGTGCTCAAG GTCCCTGTGGAGCTAGTACTGCTGCTCACCGTGCCTGTGGTGGACCCTGACAAGGACGATTTGAACTGGAAGAGACCCCTCAACTGCCTGCATATCGTCACTGGGCCCCTGCTCTGCATCCTCACCCTCAAGTCGGGGGCCT ATGGGCTATACCAGATTCACGGTGTCTTCCCAGTCTGGGCGCTGGTTGCACTGGCTGGCTCCATCCTGGCCatcatcatctttgtgaccaCACGCAATGAAGAGCCACCCAAATACCACTGT GTATTCGCCTTCCTCGGGTTTCTGTCCAGTGCTATGTGGATcaatgcagcagccacagagtTGGTGAACATCCTGCGGACCCTGGGCATCATCTTCGAGCTGAGCAACACTGTGCTGGGCCTGACCCTGCTGGCCTGGGGCAACAGCATTGGAG CATCTCCCCTTCTTGCCCTGCAGACACCTTCTCTGACCTCACCATGGCACGGCAGGGCTACCCCCGCATGGCCTTCTCCGCCTGCTTTGGGGGCATCATCTTCA GCCTCAGATATCCTGgtgggtgtggggctgggctgcctgctgcaaaTGACCAGCAGCCAGATAGTGGTGAAG CTGGAGCCTGACAGCCTCTTGGTGTGGATCCTGGCTGGGGCCCTGGCGCTGAGCCTGGTGTTCTCCTTTGTGGCGGTGCCGGTGCAGTGCTTCCAGTTGGGCAAGGCATATGGCATCTGCCTCATCCTCTACTACTTGGCCTTTCTCTGCGTGGCCCTGCTCACCGAGTTCCGAGTGATCCACCTGGCTGCCACCTGA
- the SLC8B1 gene encoding sodium/potassium/calcium exchanger 6, mitochondrial isoform X11, with translation MGPLWALRVAGALSLAGALAGHDGSQRAGPPAALDAGTRGDSVGHDRGVDCREVGKRNSSERCRFVRSTPDCRLDGGFLDYLGGAFCAFPAALLPLPVSLYALWLLYLFVILGVTAEKFFCPNLSAISTSLKLSHNVAGVTFLAFGNGAPDVFSAVVAFSDPRTAGLAVGAVFGAGIFVTTVVAGGIALMKPFAAASRPFLRDIIFYMVAVFLTFLVLYFGHITLGEALGYLGLYVFYVFTVVLCTWIHRWQRGDGSPPPGPWEPGKEHSVVLAGSLCTSPLPPCSRTAIPTDAEDQEPSGADCGDYGEEYRPLLPYHETSLHILSAALSPLDQRKWRRKPWYWRLFKVLKVPVELVLLLTVPVVDPDKDDLNWKRPLNCLHIVTGPLLCILTLKSGAYGLYQIHGVFPVWALVALAGSILAIIIFVTTRNEEPPKYHCCYVDQCSSHRVGEHPADPGHHLRAEQHCAGPDPAGLGQQHWSWSLTASWCGSWLGPWR, from the exons ATGGGGCCGCTGTGGGCGCTGCGCGTGGCCGGGGCGCTGAGCTTGGCCGGGGCGCTAGCGGGGCACGACGGGTCCCAGCGCGCGGGGCCGCCGGCGGCTCTGGATGCGGGGACCCGGGGTGACAGCGTGGGACACGATCGGGGCGTGGAC TGCCGGGAGGTAGGGAAGCGGAACAGCTCCGAGCGGTGCCGCTTCGTGCGCAGCACCCCGGACTGCCGCTTGGACGGCGGTTTCCTCGACTACCTCGGCGGAGCGTTCTGCGCCTTCCCCGCCGCGCTGCTCCCGCTGCCCGTCAGCCTCTAC GCGCTCTGGCTCCTTTACCTCTTTGTCATCCTCGGCGTGACGGCGGAGAAGTT CTTCTGCCCGAACCTGTCGGCCATCTCCACCAGCCTGAAGCTGTCCCACAACGTGGCA GGTGTCACCTTCTTGGCCTTTGGCAACGGGGCGCCAGACGTCTTCAGCGCTGTGGTGGCCTTCTCGGACCCGCGCACAGCTGGGCTGGCAGTTGGGGCCGTCTTTG GTGCCGGCATCTTTGTGACCACGGTGGTGGCTGGCGGCATCGCCCTGATGAAGCCCTTTGCAGCAGCCTCCAGGCCCTTCCTCCGGGACATCATCTTTTACATGGTGGCTGTCTTCCTCACCTTCCTGGTCCTCTACTTTGGCCACATCACACTGGGGGAGGCTCTAG GGTACCTGGGGCTGTACGTCTTCTATGTCTTCACTGTGGTGCTGTGCACCTGGATTCACCGCTGGCAGCGTGGGGATGGGTCACCTCCCCCTGGGCCGTGGGAGCCAGGTAAGGAGCACTCTGTGGTGCTGGCAGGGTCCCTCTGCACCTCCCCACTTCCTCCTTGCTCCCGCACAGCAATACCGACAGATGCTGAAGATCAGGAGCCCTCAGGCGCCGACTGCGGGGACTACG GTGAGGAGTACCGGCCCCTGCTGCCCTACCACGAGACCTCACTGCACATCCTCAGCGCTGCCCTCAGCCCCCTAGACCAGCGCAAGTGGAGGAGGAAGCCCTGGTACTGGCGGCTCTTCAAGGTGCTCAAG GTCCCTGTGGAGCTAGTACTGCTGCTCACCGTGCCTGTGGTGGACCCTGACAAGGACGATTTGAACTGGAAGAGACCCCTCAACTGCCTGCATATCGTCACTGGGCCCCTGCTCTGCATCCTCACCCTCAAGTCGGGGGCCT ATGGGCTATACCAGATTCACGGTGTCTTCCCAGTCTGGGCGCTGGTTGCACTGGCTGGCTCCATCCTGGCCatcatcatctttgtgaccaCACGCAATGAAGAGCCACCCAAATACCACTGT TGCTATGTGGATcaatgcagcagccacagagtTGGTGAACATCCTGCGGACCCTGGGCATCATCTTCGAGCTGAGCAACACTGTGCTGGGCCTGACCCTGCTGGCCTGGGGCAACAGCATTGGAG CTGGAGCCTGACAGCCTCTTGGTGTGGATCCTGGCTGGGGCCCTGGCGCTGA
- the SLC8B1 gene encoding sodium/potassium/calcium exchanger 6, mitochondrial isoform X12 has translation MGPLWALRVAGALSLAGALAGHDGSQRAGPPAALDAGTRGDSVGHDRGVDCREVGKRNSSERCRFVRSTPDCRLDGGFLDYLGGAFCAFPAALLPLPVSLYALWLLYLFVILGVTAEKFFCPNLSAISTSLKLSHNVAGVTFLAFGNGAPDVFSAVVAFSDPRTAGLAVGAVFGAGIFVTTVVAGGIALMKPFAAASRPFLRDIIFYMVAVFLTFLVLYFGHITLGEALGYLGLYVFYVFTVVLCTWIHRWQRGDGSPPPGPWEPGKEHSVVLAGSLCTSPLPPCSRTAIPTDAEDQEPSGADCGDYGEEYRPLLPYHETSLHILSAALSPLDQRKWRRKPWYWRLFKVLKVPVELVLLLTVPVVDPDKDDLNWKRPLNCLHIVTGPLLCILTLKSGAYGLYQIHGVFPVWALVALAGSILAIIIFVTTRNEEPPKYHCQVFAFLGFLSSAMWINAAATELVNILRTLGIIFELSNTVLGLTLLAWGNSIGAGA, from the exons ATGGGGCCGCTGTGGGCGCTGCGCGTGGCCGGGGCGCTGAGCTTGGCCGGGGCGCTAGCGGGGCACGACGGGTCCCAGCGCGCGGGGCCGCCGGCGGCTCTGGATGCGGGGACCCGGGGTGACAGCGTGGGACACGATCGGGGCGTGGAC TGCCGGGAGGTAGGGAAGCGGAACAGCTCCGAGCGGTGCCGCTTCGTGCGCAGCACCCCGGACTGCCGCTTGGACGGCGGTTTCCTCGACTACCTCGGCGGAGCGTTCTGCGCCTTCCCCGCCGCGCTGCTCCCGCTGCCCGTCAGCCTCTAC GCGCTCTGGCTCCTTTACCTCTTTGTCATCCTCGGCGTGACGGCGGAGAAGTT CTTCTGCCCGAACCTGTCGGCCATCTCCACCAGCCTGAAGCTGTCCCACAACGTGGCA GGTGTCACCTTCTTGGCCTTTGGCAACGGGGCGCCAGACGTCTTCAGCGCTGTGGTGGCCTTCTCGGACCCGCGCACAGCTGGGCTGGCAGTTGGGGCCGTCTTTG GTGCCGGCATCTTTGTGACCACGGTGGTGGCTGGCGGCATCGCCCTGATGAAGCCCTTTGCAGCAGCCTCCAGGCCCTTCCTCCGGGACATCATCTTTTACATGGTGGCTGTCTTCCTCACCTTCCTGGTCCTCTACTTTGGCCACATCACACTGGGGGAGGCTCTAG GGTACCTGGGGCTGTACGTCTTCTATGTCTTCACTGTGGTGCTGTGCACCTGGATTCACCGCTGGCAGCGTGGGGATGGGTCACCTCCCCCTGGGCCGTGGGAGCCAGGTAAGGAGCACTCTGTGGTGCTGGCAGGGTCCCTCTGCACCTCCCCACTTCCTCCTTGCTCCCGCACAGCAATACCGACAGATGCTGAAGATCAGGAGCCCTCAGGCGCCGACTGCGGGGACTACG GTGAGGAGTACCGGCCCCTGCTGCCCTACCACGAGACCTCACTGCACATCCTCAGCGCTGCCCTCAGCCCCCTAGACCAGCGCAAGTGGAGGAGGAAGCCCTGGTACTGGCGGCTCTTCAAGGTGCTCAAG GTCCCTGTGGAGCTAGTACTGCTGCTCACCGTGCCTGTGGTGGACCCTGACAAGGACGATTTGAACTGGAAGAGACCCCTCAACTGCCTGCATATCGTCACTGGGCCCCTGCTCTGCATCCTCACCCTCAAGTCGGGGGCCT ATGGGCTATACCAGATTCACGGTGTCTTCCCAGTCTGGGCGCTGGTTGCACTGGCTGGCTCCATCCTGGCCatcatcatctttgtgaccaCACGCAATGAAGAGCCACCCAAATACCACTGT CAGGTATTCGCCTTCCTCGGGTTTCTGTCCAGTGCTATGTGGATcaatgcagcagccacagagtTGGTGAACATCCTGCGGACCCTGGGCATCATCTTCGAGCTGAGCAACACTGTGCTGGGCCTGACCCTGCTGGCCTGGGGCAACAGCATTGGAG CTGGAGCCTGA
- the SLC8B1 gene encoding sodium/potassium/calcium exchanger 6, mitochondrial isoform X7: MGPLWALRVAGALSLAGALAGHDGSQRAGPPAALDAGTRGDSVGHDRGVDCREVGKRNSSERCRFVRSTPDCRLDGGFLDYLGGAFCAFPAALLPLPVSLYALWLLYLFVILGVTAEKFFCPNLSAISTSLKLSHNVAGVTFLAFGNGAPDVFSAVVAFSDPRTAGLAVGAVFGAGIFVTTVVAGGIALMKPFAAASRPFLRDIIFYMVAVFLTFLVLYFGHITLGEALGYLGLYVFYVFTVVLCTWIHRWQRGDGSPPPGPWEPAIPTDAEDQEPSGADCGDYGEEYRPLLPYHETSLHILSAALSPLDQRKWRRKPWYWRLFKVLKVPVELVLLLTVPVVDPDKDDLNWKRPLNCLHIVTGPLLCILTLKSGAYGLYQIHGVFPVWALVALAGSILAIIIFVTTRNEEPPKYHCVFAFLGFLSSAMWINAAATELVNILRTLGIIFELSNTVLGLTLLAWGNSIGDTFSDLTMARQGYPRMAFSACFGGIIFNILVGVGLGCLLQMTSSQIVVKLEPDSLLVWILAGALALSLVFSFVAVPVQCFQLGKAYGICLILYYLAFLCVALLTEFRVIHLAAT, from the exons ATGGGGCCGCTGTGGGCGCTGCGCGTGGCCGGGGCGCTGAGCTTGGCCGGGGCGCTAGCGGGGCACGACGGGTCCCAGCGCGCGGGGCCGCCGGCGGCTCTGGATGCGGGGACCCGGGGTGACAGCGTGGGACACGATCGGGGCGTGGAC TGCCGGGAGGTAGGGAAGCGGAACAGCTCCGAGCGGTGCCGCTTCGTGCGCAGCACCCCGGACTGCCGCTTGGACGGCGGTTTCCTCGACTACCTCGGCGGAGCGTTCTGCGCCTTCCCCGCCGCGCTGCTCCCGCTGCCCGTCAGCCTCTAC GCGCTCTGGCTCCTTTACCTCTTTGTCATCCTCGGCGTGACGGCGGAGAAGTT CTTCTGCCCGAACCTGTCGGCCATCTCCACCAGCCTGAAGCTGTCCCACAACGTGGCA GGTGTCACCTTCTTGGCCTTTGGCAACGGGGCGCCAGACGTCTTCAGCGCTGTGGTGGCCTTCTCGGACCCGCGCACAGCTGGGCTGGCAGTTGGGGCCGTCTTTG GTGCCGGCATCTTTGTGACCACGGTGGTGGCTGGCGGCATCGCCCTGATGAAGCCCTTTGCAGCAGCCTCCAGGCCCTTCCTCCGGGACATCATCTTTTACATGGTGGCTGTCTTCCTCACCTTCCTGGTCCTCTACTTTGGCCACATCACACTGGGGGAGGCTCTAG GGTACCTGGGGCTGTACGTCTTCTATGTCTTCACTGTGGTGCTGTGCACCTGGATTCACCGCTGGCAGCGTGGGGATGGGTCACCTCCCCCTGGGCCGTGGGAGCCAG CAATACCGACAGATGCTGAAGATCAGGAGCCCTCAGGCGCCGACTGCGGGGACTACG GTGAGGAGTACCGGCCCCTGCTGCCCTACCACGAGACCTCACTGCACATCCTCAGCGCTGCCCTCAGCCCCCTAGACCAGCGCAAGTGGAGGAGGAAGCCCTGGTACTGGCGGCTCTTCAAGGTGCTCAAG GTCCCTGTGGAGCTAGTACTGCTGCTCACCGTGCCTGTGGTGGACCCTGACAAGGACGATTTGAACTGGAAGAGACCCCTCAACTGCCTGCATATCGTCACTGGGCCCCTGCTCTGCATCCTCACCCTCAAGTCGGGGGCCT ATGGGCTATACCAGATTCACGGTGTCTTCCCAGTCTGGGCGCTGGTTGCACTGGCTGGCTCCATCCTGGCCatcatcatctttgtgaccaCACGCAATGAAGAGCCACCCAAATACCACTGT GTATTCGCCTTCCTCGGGTTTCTGTCCAGTGCTATGTGGATcaatgcagcagccacagagtTGGTGAACATCCTGCGGACCCTGGGCATCATCTTCGAGCTGAGCAACACTGTGCTGGGCCTGACCCTGCTGGCCTGGGGCAACAGCATTGGAG ACACCTTCTCTGACCTCACCATGGCACGGCAGGGCTACCCCCGCATGGCCTTCTCCGCCTGCTTTGGGGGCATCATCTTCA ATATCCTGgtgggtgtggggctgggctgcctgctgcaaaTGACCAGCAGCCAGATAGTGGTGAAG CTGGAGCCTGACAGCCTCTTGGTGTGGATCCTGGCTGGGGCCCTGGCGCTGAGCCTGGTGTTCTCCTTTGTGGCGGTGCCGGTGCAGTGCTTCCAGTTGGGCAAGGCATATGGCATCTGCCTCATCCTCTACTACTTGGCCTTTCTCTGCGTGGCCCTGCTCACCGAGTTCCGAGTGATCCACCTGGCTGCCACCTGA
- the SLC8B1 gene encoding sodium/potassium/calcium exchanger 6, mitochondrial isoform X6 — translation MGPLWALRVAGALSLAGALAGHDGSQRAGPPAALDAGTRGDSVGHDRGVDCREVGKRNSSERCRFVRSTPDCRLDGGFLDYLGGAFCAFPAALLPLPVSLYALWLLYLFVILGVTAEKFFCPNLSAISTSLKLSHNVAGVTFLAFGNGAPDVFSAVVAFSDPRTAGLAVGAVFGAGIFVTTVVAGGIALMKPFAAASRPFLRDIIFYMVAVFLTFLVLYFGHITLGEALGYLGLYVFYVFTVVLCTWIHRWQRGDGSPPPGPWEPAIPTDAEDQEPSGADCGDYGEEYRPLLPYHETSLHILSAALSPLDQRKWRRKPWYWRLFKVLKVPVELVLLLTVPVVDPDKDDLNWKRPLNCLHIVTGPLLCILTLKSGAYGLYQIHGVFPVWALVALAGSILAIIIFVTTRNEEPPKYHCQVFAFLGFLSSAMWINAAATELVNILRTLGIIFELSNTVLGLTLLAWGNSIGASPLLALQTPSLTSPWHGRATPAWPSPPALGASSSASDILVGVGLGCLLQMTSSQIVVKLEPDSLLVWILAGALALSLVFSFVAVPVQCFQLGKAYGICLILYYLAFLCVALLTEFRVIHLAAT, via the exons ATGGGGCCGCTGTGGGCGCTGCGCGTGGCCGGGGCGCTGAGCTTGGCCGGGGCGCTAGCGGGGCACGACGGGTCCCAGCGCGCGGGGCCGCCGGCGGCTCTGGATGCGGGGACCCGGGGTGACAGCGTGGGACACGATCGGGGCGTGGAC TGCCGGGAGGTAGGGAAGCGGAACAGCTCCGAGCGGTGCCGCTTCGTGCGCAGCACCCCGGACTGCCGCTTGGACGGCGGTTTCCTCGACTACCTCGGCGGAGCGTTCTGCGCCTTCCCCGCCGCGCTGCTCCCGCTGCCCGTCAGCCTCTAC GCGCTCTGGCTCCTTTACCTCTTTGTCATCCTCGGCGTGACGGCGGAGAAGTT CTTCTGCCCGAACCTGTCGGCCATCTCCACCAGCCTGAAGCTGTCCCACAACGTGGCA GGTGTCACCTTCTTGGCCTTTGGCAACGGGGCGCCAGACGTCTTCAGCGCTGTGGTGGCCTTCTCGGACCCGCGCACAGCTGGGCTGGCAGTTGGGGCCGTCTTTG GTGCCGGCATCTTTGTGACCACGGTGGTGGCTGGCGGCATCGCCCTGATGAAGCCCTTTGCAGCAGCCTCCAGGCCCTTCCTCCGGGACATCATCTTTTACATGGTGGCTGTCTTCCTCACCTTCCTGGTCCTCTACTTTGGCCACATCACACTGGGGGAGGCTCTAG GGTACCTGGGGCTGTACGTCTTCTATGTCTTCACTGTGGTGCTGTGCACCTGGATTCACCGCTGGCAGCGTGGGGATGGGTCACCTCCCCCTGGGCCGTGGGAGCCAG CAATACCGACAGATGCTGAAGATCAGGAGCCCTCAGGCGCCGACTGCGGGGACTACG GTGAGGAGTACCGGCCCCTGCTGCCCTACCACGAGACCTCACTGCACATCCTCAGCGCTGCCCTCAGCCCCCTAGACCAGCGCAAGTGGAGGAGGAAGCCCTGGTACTGGCGGCTCTTCAAGGTGCTCAAG GTCCCTGTGGAGCTAGTACTGCTGCTCACCGTGCCTGTGGTGGACCCTGACAAGGACGATTTGAACTGGAAGAGACCCCTCAACTGCCTGCATATCGTCACTGGGCCCCTGCTCTGCATCCTCACCCTCAAGTCGGGGGCCT ATGGGCTATACCAGATTCACGGTGTCTTCCCAGTCTGGGCGCTGGTTGCACTGGCTGGCTCCATCCTGGCCatcatcatctttgtgaccaCACGCAATGAAGAGCCACCCAAATACCACTGT CAGGTATTCGCCTTCCTCGGGTTTCTGTCCAGTGCTATGTGGATcaatgcagcagccacagagtTGGTGAACATCCTGCGGACCCTGGGCATCATCTTCGAGCTGAGCAACACTGTGCTGGGCCTGACCCTGCTGGCCTGGGGCAACAGCATTGGAG CATCTCCCCTTCTTGCCCTGCAGACACCTTCTCTGACCTCACCATGGCACGGCAGGGCTACCCCCGCATGGCCTTCTCCGCCTGCTTTGGGGGCATCATCTTCA GCCTCAGATATCCTGgtgggtgtggggctgggctgcctgctgcaaaTGACCAGCAGCCAGATAGTGGTGAAG CTGGAGCCTGACAGCCTCTTGGTGTGGATCCTGGCTGGGGCCCTGGCGCTGAGCCTGGTGTTCTCCTTTGTGGCGGTGCCGGTGCAGTGCTTCCAGTTGGGCAAGGCATATGGCATCTGCCTCATCCTCTACTACTTGGCCTTTCTCTGCGTGGCCCTGCTCACCGAGTTCCGAGTGATCCACCTGGCTGCCACCTGA